From Leptolyngbya sp. KIOST-1, one genomic window encodes:
- a CDS encoding HupE/UreJ family protein, whose amino-acid sequence MNNCMSALGFIRAAFRSPLIGQGLVGGIAALLLLPRPGLAHHPTGGQVPTTAVEGFLSGLGHPVIGFDHLAFVVALGLLAAVSAWGIAIPVVFVLTAMVGTGLHLAEITLPMAEPIIAGSVLGFGLLLARKDRPQSAGLAGLAAIAGLFHGFAYGEAIFGAQTMPLVAYLIGFTAIQLAIAIAAFWVGRQLTQRTSAVSIQPAGLVICGIGAAFLATALLETVLPA is encoded by the coding sequence ATGAATAATTGCATGTCTGCCCTGGGGTTCATCAGGGCTGCCTTCCGCTCACCGCTGATCGGTCAGGGCCTGGTGGGTGGGATCGCCGCCCTGCTGCTGCTGCCGCGGCCCGGTCTGGCCCACCACCCAACCGGGGGGCAGGTGCCCACCACCGCTGTCGAGGGGTTTCTGTCAGGGTTGGGGCACCCGGTAATTGGCTTTGACCACCTGGCCTTTGTGGTGGCGCTGGGGCTGCTGGCGGCGGTCAGCGCCTGGGGCATCGCCATCCCCGTGGTTTTTGTGCTGACCGCCATGGTGGGCACGGGCCTGCACCTGGCTGAGATCACCCTACCGATGGCTGAACCCATCATCGCCGGGTCGGTGCTGGGCTTTGGTCTGCTGCTGGCTCGCAAAGACCGGCCCCAGAGTGCTGGGCTGGCGGGGCTGGCGGCGATCGCGGGGCTTTTCCACGGCTTTGCCTACGGCGAGGCCATTTTTGGGGCTCAGACCATGCCGCTGGTGGCCTATTTAATCGGCTTTACAGCAATTCAGCTGGCGATCGCGATCGCGGCCTTTTGGGTTGGGCGACAGCTCACCCAGCGAACCAGTGCCGTTTCCATCCAGCCCGCTGGTCTGGTGATCTGCGGCATTGGTGCTGCGTTTCTGGCCACGGCGCTGCTGGAAACCGTGCTGCCTGCCTAA
- a CDS encoding ABC1 kinase family protein, translated as MVSSSRLARQREIVEVVLSHGWDYMRRLLVGGQADEPELPPPAVLRNILTDLGPVYVKLGQLLSTRPDLMPPAYIEELSSLQSTVPAVDPKEIEIHIRQSLAAAPEELFERLEYHAIAAGSIAQTHKAVLKDGRQVALKVQRPGIERQVDRDMTLIRDIARLVSATQFGQRYNVVELAEEFADALNAELDFTTEATYTDQLRLNLSKSAWYDAGKLIVPEIYWELTNSKIMAMEWLEGTPLLKADLRAEDVHSNSLGLRAQATTLLFRAFFKQYFVDGFFHADPHPGNIFYLEDGRLALLDCGMMGHMDPRTRTTMTEMVLAIVNCDAQRCAQLTLQLAEPLKPVNLARLESDYTRLLGRYYGLSLEQINTAEIFGEILAAGIRNNLRWPANVGLFTKSLANLEGAARQFNPGVNLIDEVRPLMADLFRQQLVGDDPLLALLRTGLEFRNLSLSSPRQVGFLLDRLSSEQLTLNLKIQGVDDLRRSLDEASTRQSFSIVVAALIVGAAIVATGRQSPQGQILSIVLFAAASFFGLWLLFSIVRPRRRR; from the coding sequence ATGGTTTCATCGTCTCGTTTGGCCCGGCAAAGAGAAATTGTCGAAGTCGTGCTGAGCCACGGCTGGGACTACATGCGACGGCTGCTGGTCGGCGGCCAGGCCGATGAGCCCGAGCTACCGCCCCCGGCCGTGCTGCGCAACATTTTGACTGACCTGGGGCCGGTGTACGTCAAGCTGGGGCAGCTGTTGAGCACCCGCCCCGACCTCATGCCCCCGGCCTACATTGAGGAACTCAGCAGCCTCCAGAGCACAGTTCCAGCTGTAGACCCCAAAGAAATCGAAATTCACATTCGCCAGTCCCTCGCGGCTGCCCCAGAGGAGCTGTTTGAGCGGCTTGAGTACCACGCGATCGCCGCAGGTTCGATCGCCCAAACCCACAAGGCGGTGCTCAAGGATGGTCGCCAGGTAGCGCTCAAGGTGCAACGCCCCGGCATTGAGCGCCAGGTCGATCGCGACATGACGTTGATTCGCGACATTGCCAGGCTGGTGTCGGCTACCCAGTTTGGCCAGCGCTACAACGTAGTCGAACTGGCCGAAGAATTTGCCGATGCCCTCAACGCCGAACTCGACTTCACCACCGAGGCTACCTATACCGATCAGCTGCGGCTCAACCTATCCAAAAGCGCCTGGTACGATGCTGGAAAGCTCATCGTGCCGGAGATCTACTGGGAACTCACCAACTCCAAAATTATGGCGATGGAGTGGCTGGAGGGCACTCCCCTGCTCAAGGCCGACCTGCGGGCCGAAGATGTCCACAGCAACAGCCTGGGACTACGAGCCCAGGCCACAACGTTGCTGTTTCGAGCCTTCTTTAAGCAGTATTTCGTCGATGGCTTCTTTCACGCCGACCCTCACCCCGGCAACATTTTTTACTTAGAAGACGGTCGCTTGGCCCTGCTGGACTGCGGCATGATGGGCCATATGGATCCACGTACCCGCACAACCATGACGGAGATGGTGCTGGCCATTGTCAATTGCGACGCCCAGCGCTGTGCCCAGCTCACTTTGCAGCTGGCCGAACCTCTCAAGCCCGTGAACCTGGCTCGGCTGGAGAGCGACTACACTCGCCTGCTGGGTCGCTATTACGGCCTCAGCCTAGAGCAGATCAACACCGCCGAAATTTTTGGCGAAATTTTGGCGGCAGGCATTCGCAACAACCTGCGCTGGCCTGCCAATGTGGGGCTATTTACCAAATCGCTGGCCAACCTGGAGGGGGCGGCTCGCCAGTTTAACCCCGGTGTGAACCTGATCGACGAAGTGCGCCCGCTGATGGCTGATTTGTTCCGGCAGCAGCTGGTCGGTGACGATCCGCTGCTGGCGCTGCTGCGCACGGGGTTAGAGTTTCGCAACCTGTCGCTCAGTTCACCGCGCCAGGTGGGCTTTTTGCTCGATCGCCTCAGCTCTGAGCAGCTCACCCTAAACCTCAAGATTCAGGGGGTGGACGACCTGCGGCGCAGCCTCGATGAGGCCTCTACGCGGCAGTCGTTTAGCATTGTGGTGGCCGCTTTAATCGTGGGAGCGGCGATCGTGGCTACGGGCCGCCAGTCGCCCCAGGGGCAGATTCTCAGCATTGTTTTATTCGCGGCGGCTAGCTTCTTTGGCCTGTGGTTGCTGTTTAGCATTGTGCGCCCCAGGCGGCGACGGTAG
- the pheT gene encoding phenylalanine--tRNA ligase subunit beta, whose product MRISLNWLNEYVDVQLSPQELADALTMAGFEVEDIEDRRAWADGVVVGRVVERTPHPDADKLSVCVVDIGQADRSTIVCGAANVRADIFVAVATVNTYLPVVDLTIKPRKLRGVPSEGMICSLAELGLAKDSEGIHIFEAEGLELGQDVRPLLGLDDVVLDVTSTANRADALSMVGIAREVAAITGATLRLPGTEATKIPHGSTAPAIALTDEKACPIYIGTVLERIALGPSPQWLQQRLMAAGTRPINNVVDITNYVLLEWGQPLHAFDRDRLLTTGDGLTLGVRYAQPGETLVTLDSQTRQLQPETLLITANDQPVALAGVMGGEATEVHDGTQAILLEAACFDAAAIRKSARSQGLRTEASARYERGVNPAELGLACDRALQLLQELTGATVVAQTVGTTALGAAIPERVLTLRLARVTQLLGQVVNLGDTPQALPPDTIQQLLVTLGCRVAPTDDPGVWAVTVPAFRYRDLEREVDLIEEIARLYGYNHFADTLPQKAVGGYLSVEAALRRRLREACRAAGLTELLHYSLTKPISDRQVTLANPLFPEYSALRQDLIDGLIDAYAFNLNQGNGPLHGFETGHIFWQDEDGIHEAEAVGGIVGGDGRSSQWVTSGQPQPLTWYEAKGILDSVFHRLGLAVDYRADRTDPRFHPGRTASLWVRGRLELGRFGQLHPQLRQQRQLPAEVYVFQLNWLALATCLVPVLQKSVRFAPYSTFPASDRDLAFYAPLAVSVADLTTAMTKAGGKLLESVALFDEYRGTSVPEGQRSLAFRLIYRSQEQTLTDDAVDPVHQKVRAALEKQFGVTLRS is encoded by the coding sequence ATGCGCATATCTCTCAACTGGCTCAACGAATACGTCGATGTTCAGCTCTCTCCCCAGGAGCTAGCCGATGCCCTGACCATGGCGGGCTTTGAGGTAGAGGACATTGAAGACAGACGCGCCTGGGCCGATGGCGTAGTGGTCGGTCGAGTGGTAGAACGCACCCCGCACCCCGATGCCGACAAACTCAGCGTTTGTGTGGTGGATATCGGCCAGGCCGATAGGTCAACTATAGTGTGTGGCGCGGCCAATGTGCGCGCCGATATTTTTGTAGCGGTGGCCACGGTCAATACCTATCTGCCGGTGGTCGATCTCACTATCAAGCCGCGCAAACTGCGGGGTGTGCCCTCCGAGGGGATGATCTGCTCCCTGGCGGAACTGGGGCTGGCCAAGGATTCTGAAGGCATTCACATTTTTGAGGCCGAGGGGCTGGAGCTGGGGCAGGACGTGCGCCCGCTGCTGGGACTGGATGACGTGGTTTTAGATGTCACCTCTACCGCCAACCGGGCCGACGCCCTTAGCATGGTGGGGATTGCCCGTGAAGTGGCGGCGATCACCGGAGCGACCCTGCGTCTGCCTGGGACTGAGGCGACCAAAATTCCCCACGGCAGCACCGCGCCCGCCATTGCCCTGACCGATGAAAAAGCCTGCCCGATCTACATTGGCACGGTGCTGGAGCGGATTGCCCTGGGGCCGTCCCCCCAGTGGCTGCAGCAGCGCCTGATGGCTGCGGGCACTCGACCTATCAATAATGTGGTGGATATCACCAACTATGTGCTGCTGGAGTGGGGGCAGCCGCTGCACGCCTTCGATCGCGATCGCCTGCTGACCACGGGTGATGGGCTGACCCTGGGCGTCCGCTACGCCCAGCCTGGCGAGACCCTGGTCACCCTCGACAGTCAGACGCGGCAGCTCCAGCCCGAGACACTGCTGATTACCGCCAACGATCAGCCCGTAGCCCTAGCCGGGGTGATGGGCGGCGAAGCCACCGAGGTGCACGATGGCACCCAGGCCATTTTGCTGGAGGCGGCTTGCTTTGATGCGGCGGCAATTCGCAAGTCGGCCCGGAGCCAGGGGTTACGCACCGAGGCCTCGGCCCGCTACGAGCGCGGCGTCAACCCGGCGGAGCTGGGGCTGGCCTGCGATCGCGCCCTCCAGTTGCTGCAGGAGCTGACCGGGGCTACTGTGGTGGCCCAAACCGTGGGCACGACCGCCCTCGGGGCCGCCATTCCCGAGCGGGTGCTGACTCTGCGCCTGGCCCGGGTGACCCAGCTGCTGGGCCAGGTGGTCAATCTGGGGGACACCCCCCAGGCGTTGCCGCCCGACACCATTCAGCAGCTGCTGGTAACCCTGGGCTGCCGGGTGGCCCCCACCGACGATCCGGGGGTGTGGGCCGTGACGGTGCCCGCCTTCCGCTACCGCGACCTGGAGCGCGAGGTCGATCTCATCGAAGAAATTGCCCGCCTCTACGGCTACAATCACTTTGCCGACACCCTGCCCCAGAAGGCGGTGGGCGGCTATCTGTCGGTGGAGGCCGCCCTGCGCCGCCGCCTGCGGGAGGCCTGTCGCGCGGCGGGGCTGACCGAGCTGCTGCACTACTCGCTGACCAAACCTATCAGCGATCGTCAGGTCACTCTGGCCAACCCCCTTTTCCCAGAATACTCAGCCCTGCGGCAGGACCTGATCGACGGGCTGATCGATGCCTATGCGTTTAACCTCAACCAGGGCAATGGCCCCCTCCACGGCTTTGAGACCGGCCACATTTTCTGGCAGGACGAGGACGGCATCCACGAAGCCGAAGCGGTGGGCGGCATTGTCGGCGGCGACGGGAGATCGAGCCAGTGGGTGACCAGCGGTCAGCCCCAGCCGCTCACCTGGTACGAAGCCAAGGGAATTTTAGATAGCGTGTTCCATCGGCTGGGGCTGGCGGTGGACTACCGCGCCGATCGTACCGACCCGCGCTTTCACCCCGGCCGCACGGCGTCGCTGTGGGTGCGGGGGCGGCTGGAGCTGGGTCGCTTTGGTCAGCTCCATCCCCAGCTGCGCCAGCAGCGTCAGCTGCCCGCCGAGGTGTATGTATTTCAGCTCAACTGGTTGGCCCTGGCCACCTGCCTGGTGCCGGTGTTGCAAAAGTCGGTCAGGTTTGCCCCCTACTCGACCTTCCCGGCCAGCGATCGCGACCTGGCCTTCTACGCTCCCCTGGCGGTGTCGGTGGCCGACCTGACCACCGCCATGACCAAAGCCGGGGGCAAGCTGCTGGAGTCGGTGGCCCTGTTTGATGAGTACCGGGGCACATCCGTCCCCGAGGGCCAGCGCAGTCTCGCCTTTCGCCTGATCTATCGCTCCCAGGAGCAGACCCTCACCGACGATGCCGTCGATCCGGTCCACCAGAAGGTGCGGGCCGCCCTGGAGAAGCAGTTTGGCGTCACCCTGCGCAGTTAG